In Bacteroides coprosuis DSM 18011, the following are encoded in one genomic region:
- a CDS encoding hypothetical protein (KEGG: tko:TK1900 calcium-gated potassium channel protein~SPTR: NADH-ubiquinone oxidoreductase chain 4;~IMG reference gene:2504107044), giving the protein MSSRSTIIINAAFYLLSISLLGMVAYGLSHGLSFFTEYYWLFITLFFAWWMVLFLKLKKDNKRRKEMTKNFGHKIRERNSKQ; this is encoded by the coding sequence ATGAGTTCTAGATCCACGATTATTATAAATGCAGCATTTTATCTTTTATCCATCAGTTTACTAGGAATGGTAGCTTACGGCTTATCCCATGGCTTGAGTTTTTTTACTGAATATTACTGGTTATTCATCACTTTATTTTTTGCTTGGTGGATGGTATTATTCTTAAAATTAAAGAAAGATAACAAACGTAGAAAAGAAATGACTAAGAACTTTGGACATAAAATAAGAGAAAGAAATTCAAAGCAATAA
- a CDS encoding alkylphosphonate utilization operon protein PhnA (COGs: COG2824 Uncharacterized Zn-ribbon-containing protein involved in phosphonate metabolism~InterPro IPR004624:IPR013987:IPR013988~KEGG: xac:XAC1360 hypothetical protein~PFAM: PhnA protein, C-terminal; PhnA protein, N-terminal~SPTR: Putative alkylphosphonate utilization operon protein PhnA;~TIGRFAM: PhnA protein~IMG reference gene:2504107042~PFAM: PhnA protein; PhnA Zinc-Ribbon~TIGRFAM: alkylphosphonate utilization operon protein PhnA), which yields MPNTPNCPKCGLGNTYFDGMLFICPDCFHEFTNAKPESSEETVERVLDSNGAELQDGDDVTVIKDLKVKGSSMVVKRGTKVKGIRLSEDDPTHIEGRVDGSSIYLMTCFLKKN from the coding sequence ATGCCAAATACGCCAAATTGCCCTAAATGTGGATTAGGGAACACTTACTTTGACGGAATGCTATTTATCTGTCCCGATTGTTTTCATGAGTTTACAAATGCTAAACCTGAAAGTTCTGAAGAAACTGTAGAGAGAGTACTAGATAGCAATGGTGCAGAGTTACAAGACGGAGATGATGTAACTGTAATTAAAGATTTAAAGGTGAAGGGCTCATCTATGGTAGTAAAAAGAGGTACCAAAGTAAAAGGTATTCGTCTATCTGAGGATGATCCTACTCATATTGAGGGCAGAGTAGATGGTTCTTCTATCTATTTAATGACTTGCTTCCTCAAGAAAAACTAA
- a CDS encoding ribonuclease BN (COGs: COG1295 membrane protein~InterPro IPR017039:IPR004664~KEGG: bth:BT_1315 ribonuclease BN~PFAM: Ribonuclease BN-related~SPTR: YihY family protein;~TIGRFAM: Ribonuclease BN~IMG reference gene:2504107040~PFAM: Ribonuclease BN-like family~TIGRFAM: YihY family protein (not ribonuclease BN)): MNKKISDFLQFITVDIWRVTESEVTKRKFSLYNIIKTIYVTIKQFVDDRIAAKASALTYSTLLAIVPMLAILFAIARGFGFDKLMETQLFANFGGQTETTEAILTFVDSYLEHAKGGIFIGVGLAMLLWTVLNLINNIEVTFNHIWQVKKSRNMYRKITDYFSMFLLMPILIVFSSGVTLFMSTVFAKMEDYILLGSLSKFLIKLIPFAITWLMFTGLYVFMPNTNVRFKHALPAGILAGTIYQFFQFFYISGQIWVSKYNAIYGSFAALPLFLLWLQTSWTICLFGVQLTYTSQNIRFFSFDRDTRNVSRRYRDFISLLIISLICKRFEQQDKPYTADEISSKHRIPIRLVNRTLSELQEIKMIHEVLTGEKEPEIGYQPSIDLSQLSVGLLLERIDQFGSEDFKIDKEKEFGSEWEVLLSAREKYLNSASEILVKDL; encoded by the coding sequence ATGAATAAGAAGATATCAGATTTCCTGCAATTCATTACCGTGGATATTTGGCGAGTAACAGAGAGTGAAGTTACTAAACGTAAATTCTCACTCTACAATATCATTAAAACGATATATGTTACCATCAAACAGTTTGTGGATGATAGAATTGCGGCAAAAGCATCTGCTCTAACCTATAGTACACTACTTGCAATTGTCCCTATGCTTGCTATATTATTTGCCATTGCTCGCGGTTTTGGTTTCGACAAATTAATGGAAACTCAGCTATTTGCTAATTTTGGCGGACAAACAGAAACAACAGAGGCGATACTTACCTTTGTAGATTCTTATTTAGAACATGCCAAAGGGGGAATATTTATTGGTGTGGGTTTGGCTATGTTGCTTTGGACCGTACTCAACCTGATTAATAATATAGAAGTTACATTTAATCATATTTGGCAAGTCAAGAAATCGAGAAATATGTATCGCAAGATTACCGACTACTTTTCGATGTTTCTACTCATGCCTATTCTTATTGTATTCTCTAGTGGGGTAACCCTATTTATGAGTACCGTATTTGCCAAGATGGAAGATTACATCTTGCTAGGTTCACTCTCAAAATTCTTAATTAAGCTCATTCCTTTTGCGATTACTTGGCTGATGTTTACAGGGCTATATGTATTTATGCCCAATACCAACGTAAGGTTTAAACATGCACTTCCAGCAGGTATTCTAGCGGGTACTATTTATCAGTTCTTCCAGTTCTTCTATATAAGTGGTCAGATTTGGGTATCGAAATACAATGCTATTTATGGTAGTTTTGCGGCTCTCCCCCTATTCTTGCTTTGGTTACAAACCTCTTGGACAATATGCTTATTTGGTGTACAGCTAACTTACACTTCGCAAAACATTCGCTTTTTCAGTTTTGATAGGGATACTCGCAATGTAAGTAGAAGATACAGAGATTTTATCTCACTGCTTATTATTTCTTTAATTTGCAAGCGTTTTGAACAGCAAGATAAGCCCTATACAGCAGATGAGATATCTAGCAAGCACCGTATTCCCATCCGCCTTGTGAATAGAACCCTATCTGAACTCCAAGAAATAAAAATGATTCATGAGGTGCTAACTGGAGAAAAAGAACCCGAAATAGGCTACCAACCCTCCATAGATTTAAGTCAGCTCAGTGTTGGTTTATTACTAGAGAGAATAGACCAATTCGGCTCGGAAGATTTCAAGATTGATAAGGAAAAAGAGTTTGGATCTGAATGGGAGGTACTGCTAAGTGCTAGGGAAAAATATCTGAATAGTGCATCAGAGATATTAGTAAAAGATTTATAA
- a CDS encoding hypothetical protein (KEGG: ptm:GSPATT00038500001 hypothetical protein~SPTR: Chromosome undetermined scaffold_185, whole genome shotgun sequence;~IMG reference gene:2504107045) — protein sequence MKKIIFLLCFMSVYNLKAQELQPVETEMISETLQLSTFYGSKASNRANNPCKGATIRVCGTISSQLQEVNDKVSLLVEEIRDEMNQIIKVEKYFIDGNLQEAAWRVFNEVNIPMRLRNDDE from the coding sequence ATGAAAAAAATTATTTTTTTACTGTGCTTTATGAGTGTGTATAATCTTAAAGCCCAAGAGTTGCAACCTGTTGAAACAGAAATGATTAGTGAAACTTTACAATTGTCAACATTTTATGGAAGTAAAGCAAGTAACCGTGCAAACAATCCATGCAAAGGAGCTACAATTCGTGTTTGCGGTACTATTTCCTCACAATTGCAAGAGGTTAATGATAAAGTATCATTATTGGTTGAAGAAATAAGAGATGAAATGAATCAAATTATAAAAGTAGAAAAATACTTTATTGATGGAAATTTGCAGGAAGCTGCTTGGCGTGTTTTTAATGAAGTAAATATTCCTATGCGTTTAAGAAATGATGATGAGTAA
- a CDS encoding putative regulatory protein (KEGG: bth:BT_3091 putative regulatory protein~SPTR: Putative uncharacterized protein;~IMG reference gene:2504107048), whose amino-acid sequence MYRYIAPIFCLFFTFCATANDQLDSLLLELDKVVLNRQIYSDQKESELRGLKRQLESAGSTEQKFSILDQMFNMYGNYQTDSAYAIVEKRLDLASEINTPDALAQAYMNLAEVYRTTGLYKETLEVLAYVNQENWHKLDLPYYFHLYHSLYMLMADYAVLDVDKKKYNKLLFDYKDSLLQVLNQNDMSYDLVLSSYYTMLGEFQNALDVADKAYKNYDSTSPLINYTLSEIYHYLGDAEKEKIYLAQSAIEDLKSGVKEYISLHRLAALLYNEGDIDRAYTYMKCAMEDAVFSNSRLRTLEVSKMLPLINKAYDLKMKQERQRLVFSLIVILVLVVVLLISIFYIYKQVKQLSVIREQQRIMNEDLQSVNNELKSVNLKLVESDHVKEEYIGQLFKICSTYISKLEDFRLLVKRNIQTGQVKQLNSMVSSSTLVADELKDFYKNFDSIFLKIYPSFVEEFNDLMTDEGKITPKEGELLTPELRIFALVRLGINDSVKIAEFLHYSPQTIYNYRLKVRNKSKCEKDEFLDQIIRIGEGDLSSKLS is encoded by the coding sequence ATGTATAGATACATAGCTCCTATTTTCTGTTTATTCTTCACTTTTTGTGCTACAGCCAATGATCAGCTCGATTCCTTGTTACTAGAGCTAGACAAAGTGGTCTTAAATAGACAGATCTATTCAGACCAAAAAGAGAGTGAACTAAGAGGTTTGAAGAGGCAGCTAGAATCTGCTGGTTCTACCGAGCAAAAATTCTCTATTTTAGACCAAATGTTTAATATGTATGGGAATTATCAGACCGATTCTGCTTATGCTATTGTAGAAAAAAGACTGGATTTAGCAAGTGAGATTAATACCCCCGATGCCTTAGCTCAGGCATATATGAATCTGGCTGAAGTGTATCGCACTACAGGGTTGTATAAAGAAACGCTCGAAGTATTGGCCTACGTGAATCAAGAAAATTGGCACAAACTAGATTTGCCTTATTATTTTCATTTATATCATTCGCTGTACATGTTAATGGCAGATTATGCTGTGCTCGATGTAGATAAGAAAAAGTACAACAAGCTTCTATTTGATTATAAAGACTCTTTGCTACAGGTGCTCAATCAGAATGATATGAGTTATGATTTAGTTTTGAGCTCTTATTATACCATGTTGGGTGAATTTCAAAATGCACTTGATGTAGCAGATAAAGCCTATAAGAATTATGATAGTACTTCACCCTTAATAAACTATACGCTATCCGAAATCTATCATTATTTGGGTGATGCCGAAAAAGAGAAAATCTATTTGGCACAATCGGCTATTGAAGATTTAAAAAGTGGGGTAAAAGAATATATTTCACTTCACCGGCTAGCCGCCCTATTATATAATGAGGGTGATATTGATAGGGCCTATACTTATATGAAGTGTGCAATGGAAGATGCTGTGTTCAGTAATTCTCGTTTGCGTACTTTAGAGGTGTCTAAGATGCTTCCTTTGATTAATAAGGCGTATGATTTGAAAATGAAACAAGAACGTCAACGATTGGTGTTTTCTCTTATTGTCATTTTAGTGCTTGTTGTTGTATTACTTATTTCCATCTTCTATATTTATAAACAAGTGAAGCAGCTTTCTGTTATTCGGGAGCAGCAACGCATTATGAATGAAGATTTACAATCTGTAAACAATGAACTGAAATCAGTGAATCTAAAACTAGTTGAATCTGATCATGTGAAAGAAGAATACATTGGTCAGTTATTCAAAATATGCTCTACTTACATTAGTAAATTAGAAGATTTCCGTTTACTCGTTAAAAGGAATATCCAGACTGGTCAGGTGAAACAGCTGAACTCAATGGTAAGTTCTTCCACCTTAGTGGCTGATGAATTGAAAGATTTTTATAAGAACTTTGATTCTATCTTCTTAAAAATATACCCTTCCTTTGTTGAAGAGTTTAATGACCTTATGACAGATGAAGGAAAGATAACTCCCAAAGAAGGAGAGCTCTTAACTCCCGAACTTCGTATCTTTGCATTGGTACGTTTGGGTATTAATGATAGCGTTAAAATAGCTGAGTTTTTACATTACTCACCCCAGACCATTTACAACTATCGTCTTAAAGTTCGCAACAAATCGAAATGTGAAAAAGATGAATTTTTAGATCAAATTATCCGCATTGGAGAGGGTGATTTGAGCTCTAAACTCTCCTAA
- a CDS encoding nitroreductase (COGs: COG3560 oxidoreductase related to nitroreductase~InterPro IPR000415~KEGG: pdi:BDI_0691 nitroreductase~PFAM: Nitroreductase-like~SPTR: Putative uncharacterized protein;~IMG reference gene:2504107043~PFAM: Nitroreductase family), with amino-acid sequence MIENKLWSAIENRRSIYSIDDKIELSNKEIKDLVDFAVKYVPSAFNNQSTRTVLLLGDEHKKLWDITKGILKEIVPADAFKNTEAKIDNSFRSGYGTILFYADDAATKNLMEQFPTYAEKFPGWADQSSAMHQFAIWTMLTDKGLGVNLQHYNPLIDESVRKEWGIDENWRLIAQMPFGRPTGDAGAKEFKPVSERSIVFE; translated from the coding sequence ATGATTGAAAATAAACTTTGGAGTGCTATTGAGAATAGAAGATCTATCTATTCTATTGATGACAAAATAGAACTATCCAATAAAGAAATTAAAGATTTAGTAGATTTCGCTGTAAAGTATGTACCATCAGCTTTTAATAATCAATCTACACGTACTGTATTATTACTGGGAGATGAACATAAAAAACTCTGGGATATCACTAAGGGTATTTTAAAAGAGATTGTACCTGCTGATGCATTCAAAAACACCGAAGCTAAGATTGATAATAGTTTTCGCTCAGGATATGGAACTATCCTTTTTTATGCAGATGATGCAGCAACAAAAAATTTGATGGAACAATTTCCTACTTATGCTGAGAAATTTCCTGGATGGGCAGACCAATCTTCGGCTATGCACCAATTTGCCATTTGGACGATGCTGACAGATAAAGGCTTAGGAGTAAATCTACAACATTATAATCCTTTGATTGATGAAAGTGTAAGAAAAGAGTGGGGGATTGATGAGAATTGGAGATTGATTGCTCAGATGCCTTTTGGCAGACCAACGGGTGATGCTGGGGCTAAAGAATTCAAACCTGTAAGTGAACGATCTATTGTATTTGAATAA
- a CDS encoding hypothetical protein (KEGG: ptm:GSPATT00002992001 hypothetical protein~SPTR: Chromosome undetermined scaffold_7, whole genome shotgun sequence;~IMG reference gene:2504107047) → MMKSRSIRSVWSLSSIINWTFYVFSFVLIVFVGVWLIKGIESVLNSYIPFSVLFFIWWMVLFVKVKQDYKNGSEIIRSLNKKISIRF, encoded by the coding sequence ATGATGAAAAGTAGATCAATACGTTCAGTATGGTCTCTATCTTCAATCATTAATTGGACTTTTTATGTGTTTTCATTCGTATTAATTGTTTTCGTAGGTGTTTGGTTAATTAAAGGGATAGAGTCTGTATTGAATAGTTACATACCATTTAGTGTCCTATTTTTTATATGGTGGATGGTGTTGTTTGTTAAGGTAAAACAAGATTACAAAAACGGAAGTGAGATTATCCGTAGTTTAAACAAAAAAATTAGTATTCGTTTTTAA
- a CDS encoding hypothetical protein (KEGG: tet:TTHERM_00112900 hypothetical protein~SPTR: Putative uncharacterized protein;~IMG reference gene:2504107046): protein MEANDLQIRQKTNTESLLRAYIMLSNDTIKEDETVYALIYAPMNCPRCEVAIPAFQKLLKKNDSKNKLLLITVYDNLELARAYNIKHNYDADFYLYDTNDLYKDIFSFNSNGMFGLYLLKINLSQGRLMTGGQYIVLDKKFINELVDYEGIMDAHNYEQNEDIDEDEIDYPVRDQELSYTDHYIQEEKEFLISSVYGKITYDNDYLIFTDVLSNGAMVFHKDEKKDALVFNSFIEADSLEKRKFITIPDELFQEEIKKGFVFYIACESQLRDGEILSIAYSLPYIEIEKEVDGVKHLGFYNSPAIINRNLVSNSKEEMYSYNINIFEESFFYTHYNFSSIKNCIAVGTRKLTWPIEFEAEDYMFDMERNPFNPLFYTYKNPYITLFDKNGDVLLRFGDLEACHEKSLTGYYYTNPLVVYNKNRVVYTDGYSGKIYDASYNEDKIIPDKFYTIYNVDIENFPEPDSTKFYTQEYIKPYNKFFYRRVEALEVTDDYIGCLVKYSLSSEIDFKKDQYSFISINRKNDEISTFHLPLYLDKRVIGYGLTKNEGKIKPFILVKDNKSFLRIYNCN from the coding sequence ATGGAAGCGAATGATTTACAGATTAGGCAAAAAACAAATACGGAGTCTTTATTAAGGGCATATATTATGTTGTCTAATGATACAATTAAAGAAGATGAGACAGTTTATGCCCTTATTTATGCTCCGATGAATTGCCCACGATGTGAAGTGGCAATTCCAGCATTTCAAAAGTTGTTAAAAAAGAATGATTCAAAAAATAAGCTATTATTAATTACTGTCTATGATAATCTTGAACTAGCAAGAGCCTATAATATCAAGCACAATTATGATGCTGATTTTTATCTTTATGATACCAATGATTTATATAAAGATATCTTTAGCTTTAATTCTAATGGTATGTTTGGTTTATATCTTCTTAAAATAAATTTAAGTCAAGGCCGTTTAATGACTGGAGGACAATATATTGTGTTGGATAAAAAGTTTATAAACGAGTTAGTTGATTATGAGGGTATAATGGATGCACATAACTATGAGCAAAATGAAGATATTGACGAAGACGAAATAGATTACCCTGTTAGAGATCAAGAATTGAGTTATACAGATCATTATATTCAAGAGGAAAAAGAATTCTTAATATCATCTGTATATGGAAAAATAACGTACGACAATGATTATTTAATCTTTACAGATGTGTTGTCAAATGGGGCTATGGTATTCCACAAGGATGAAAAAAAGGATGCTCTTGTTTTTAATAGCTTTATAGAAGCTGACAGCCTTGAAAAAAGAAAGTTTATAACTATTCCTGACGAATTATTCCAAGAAGAGATAAAGAAAGGTTTTGTATTTTATATCGCATGTGAATCTCAATTGCGTGATGGAGAGATCTTAAGTATTGCTTATTCACTACCTTACATTGAAATTGAAAAAGAAGTAGATGGAGTTAAACATCTTGGATTTTATAATTCACCAGCAATTATCAATAGAAATCTTGTTTCAAATAGTAAAGAAGAAATGTATTCTTATAATATAAATATTTTTGAAGAATCATTTTTTTATACACATTATAATTTCTCTTCGATTAAAAATTGCATAGCAGTGGGTACTCGAAAATTGACATGGCCCATAGAATTTGAAGCTGAAGATTATATGTTTGATATGGAGAGAAATCCTTTTAATCCTCTATTTTATACTTATAAAAACCCTTATATTACGCTTTTTGATAAAAATGGAGATGTTTTATTGAGATTTGGGGATTTAGAAGCGTGTCATGAAAAAAGTTTGACGGGATATTATTATACTAATCCTCTAGTAGTTTATAATAAAAATAGAGTAGTTTATACCGATGGTTATTCGGGTAAAATATATGACGCTTCCTATAATGAAGATAAAATAATACCTGACAAGTTTTATACAATTTATAATGTAGATATTGAAAATTTTCCAGAACCAGATTCTACTAAATTCTATACGCAAGAATATATAAAACCGTATAATAAGTTTTTTTATAGAAGAGTTGAGGCGTTGGAAGTAACCGATGACTATATTGGGTGCCTTGTTAAATACAGTTTATCGTCAGAAATCGATTTTAAAAAAGATCAATATTCTTTTATCTCCATCAACAGGAAGAATGATGAAATCTCGACTTTTCATTTGCCATTATACCTAGACAAAAGAGTAATAGGGTATGGCTTGACGAAAAATGAGGGAAAAATTAAACCATTTATTTTGGTCAAGGATAATAAATCTTTTTTAAGGATATATAATTGCAACTAA